A genomic window from Aquitalea aquatilis includes:
- a CDS encoding complex I NDUFA9 subunit family protein: MQDRRICLIGGSGFIGSYIAERLAEQEAALTIATRNRDRNKAALIVLPKTEVVSTNVHHPLALQQLLAGHDTVISMVGILHGTRKAFEHAHIELLDKIIASCHKQGIRRLLHISALGADVNAPSDYQQTKGIAEQRLRESGLDWTILRPSVVFGRGDSFLTLFAGLLDKLPMLPLAGANTRFAPVWADDLARAVVACLRNPHTVGHSLDLTGPRSYTLAELVRYVGRLRGTARPVIGLPQGLAMLQAGLMELLPGPTLMSRDNVRSLAVDNVSPQPFPSALLGFAPTPLEVVAPHYLGQDEFNLILADYRREAAR; encoded by the coding sequence ATGCAAGATCGACGTATCTGCCTGATCGGCGGCAGCGGCTTCATCGGCAGCTATATTGCAGAACGGCTGGCCGAGCAGGAAGCCGCGCTGACCATCGCCACCCGCAATCGCGACCGCAACAAGGCCGCGCTGATTGTCCTGCCCAAGACCGAAGTGGTTTCCACCAATGTGCACCACCCGCTGGCCTTGCAGCAGCTACTGGCCGGCCACGACACGGTGATCAGCATGGTGGGCATCCTGCATGGCACGCGCAAGGCCTTTGAACACGCCCATATCGAGTTGCTGGACAAGATCATCGCCAGTTGCCACAAGCAGGGGATACGCCGGCTGCTGCATATCAGCGCACTGGGAGCCGATGTCAATGCGCCCAGCGACTACCAGCAAACTAAGGGCATCGCCGAGCAGCGACTGCGGGAAAGCGGACTGGACTGGACCATTTTGCGGCCTTCGGTGGTATTCGGCCGGGGTGACAGCTTTCTTACCCTGTTTGCCGGCCTGCTCGACAAGCTACCCATGCTGCCGCTGGCCGGTGCCAACACCCGCTTTGCCCCGGTATGGGCCGATGATCTGGCACGCGCCGTGGTCGCCTGCCTGCGAAACCCGCACACCGTAGGCCACAGCCTCGACCTGACCGGCCCGCGCAGCTATACCCTGGCCGAGCTGGTGCGCTATGTCGGCCGACTGCGCGGCACAGCGCGCCCGGTCATCGGCCTGCCACAAGGCCTGGCCATGCTGCAGGCCGGGCTGATGGAGCTGCTGCCCGGCCCCACCCTGATGAGCCGCGACAATGTGCGCTCGCTGGCCGTGGACAATGTCAGTCCGCAGCCCTTCCCCAGCGCCCTGCTCGGCTTTGCCCCGACACCGCTGGAAGTGGTGGCCCCCCACTATCTGGGCCAGGACGAGTTCAACCTCATCCTGGCCGATTACCGCAGGGAAGCCGCACGCTGA
- a CDS encoding lytic transglycosylase domain-containing protein, with product MTRSLSTFRTLSLALTLVAAMPALAGNNEDLLAAREAYRSNDLGKLTTIASAMPASYALHDYPSYWLTLKALDRDNDGQVVGFLNSVREGWMPEKIRNEWLKKLGKREDWSSFSAEWKKLPEDARDEESTCYGQLQDARQGKKPDDLNRFLEMRPAADGCNRLLTAAAGQGLLTQDWLWRRVRLLLAGNYLSQARQLADATNLPLDNAALNNPAAASPATAGGQEAILYGIVSKARSDSNAAVSRLLAVEGSLSKERSGFAWGQLALLSARKQLMSQALQWYAKADPQQLTAEQWEWWARAALRGEQWAQLEQITRAMPAAVAGKPAWQYWRARSLKQLGRGSEAPALFAKASIGHHYYALLSLEELGNVLSTPASKVGPSAADISAMRANPAIQRALALLDISNSAGKPELRSDAQREWRWAMRGRNDMELLAAAEIGRREAFYDMAIYSAERTKEEHDYSLRYLTPYRDITQRYARQLEVDDAWVYGLIRQESRFIIAARSGVGASGLMQLMPATAKWVAKKMGLTSYSVTDIDTNVQLGTWYLRYVRDSLSGNEVMATAAYNAGPGRARAWQDGRPLDGTIYAETIPFSETRDYVQKVMANAAYYASTFGHANISLKTRMGTIPAR from the coding sequence ATGACCCGTTCGCTCAGTACATTCCGCACCCTCAGCCTTGCCCTGACCCTTGTCGCCGCCATGCCAGCGCTGGCCGGCAATAACGAAGACCTGCTTGCCGCCCGCGAGGCCTATCGCAGCAACGACCTCGGCAAGCTGACCACCATCGCCAGCGCCATGCCGGCCAGTTACGCACTGCATGACTATCCGTCCTATTGGCTGACCCTCAAAGCACTGGATCGCGACAACGACGGCCAGGTTGTAGGCTTTCTCAATAGCGTGCGCGAAGGCTGGATGCCGGAAAAAATCCGTAATGAGTGGCTGAAAAAACTGGGCAAGCGTGAAGACTGGAGCAGCTTCTCCGCCGAATGGAAAAAGCTGCCGGAAGATGCAAGGGATGAAGAATCCACCTGCTACGGCCAGTTGCAGGATGCGCGCCAGGGCAAGAAACCGGATGACCTCAACCGTTTTCTTGAGATGCGCCCGGCAGCGGATGGCTGTAACCGCTTGCTGACCGCCGCCGCAGGACAAGGCCTGCTCACCCAGGACTGGCTGTGGCGCCGGGTGCGCCTGCTGCTGGCCGGCAATTACCTGAGCCAGGCACGCCAGCTGGCCGATGCCACCAATTTGCCGCTGGACAATGCCGCACTGAACAATCCGGCGGCAGCCAGCCCGGCCACTGCTGGCGGCCAGGAAGCCATCCTCTATGGCATCGTCAGCAAGGCGCGTAGCGACAGCAATGCGGCCGTCAGCCGTCTGCTGGCGGTAGAAGGCTCACTGAGCAAGGAGCGCAGCGGCTTTGCCTGGGGACAACTGGCCTTGCTGTCGGCGCGCAAGCAACTGATGTCACAGGCGCTGCAATGGTATGCCAAGGCCGACCCGCAGCAATTGACCGCCGAACAATGGGAATGGTGGGCACGCGCAGCCTTGCGCGGTGAACAATGGGCGCAACTGGAACAAATCACCCGCGCCATGCCCGCAGCCGTGGCAGGCAAGCCGGCCTGGCAATACTGGCGCGCCCGCAGCCTGAAGCAGCTGGGACGCGGCAGCGAAGCACCGGCCCTGTTTGCCAAGGCCAGCATCGGCCACCATTACTACGCCTTGCTATCACTGGAAGAATTGGGCAATGTGCTGTCCACTCCCGCCAGCAAGGTTGGCCCCAGCGCCGCCGACATCAGCGCCATGCGTGCCAATCCGGCCATCCAGCGTGCACTGGCCTTGCTGGACATCAGCAATAGTGCGGGCAAACCGGAACTGCGCAGCGATGCCCAACGCGAGTGGCGCTGGGCCATGCGCGGCCGCAATGACATGGAATTGCTGGCCGCTGCAGAAATCGGCCGCCGCGAAGCGTTTTACGACATGGCCATTTACAGTGCCGAGCGCACCAAGGAAGAACACGATTACTCGCTGCGCTATCTCACGCCCTATCGCGACATTACCCAGCGCTATGCCCGCCAGCTGGAAGTGGACGATGCCTGGGTCTATGGCCTGATCCGCCAGGAAAGCCGTTTCATCATCGCCGCCCGCTCTGGTGTGGGGGCTTCCGGCCTGATGCAGCTGATGCCGGCCACCGCCAAATGGGTAGCGAAGAAAATGGGGCTGACCAGCTATTCGGTCACCGACATCGACACCAATGTGCAACTGGGCACCTGGTATCTGCGCTATGTGCGTGACAGCCTGTCCGGCAACGAAGTGATGGCCACCGCCGCCTATAATGCAGGCCCGGGACGCGCCCGCGCCTGGCAGGATGGCCGCCCGCTGGACGGGACCATCTATGCTGAAACCATTCCCTTCAGCGAAACCCGTGATTATGTGCAGAAGGTCATGGCCAATGCGGCTTACTATGCCAGCACCTTCGGCCATGCCAACATTTCACTGAAGACCCGCATGGGCACGATTCCGGCACGCTGA